In Blattabacterium cuenoti, a single window of DNA contains:
- the atpE gene encoding ATP synthase F0 subunit C, with protein MIDLIYSGLAALGAGLAVLGAGLGIGKIGSSAMDAISRQPEAAEKIQNAMIIAAALIEGAALFGIVTALLAVFK; from the coding sequence ATGATAGATTTAATTTATTCAGGATTAGCAGCTTTAGGTGCTGGATTAGCGGTACTAGGAGCTGGATTAGGAATTGGAAAAATTGGTAGTTCAGCTATGGATGCTATATCTAGACAGCCAGAAGCTGCAGAAAAAATACAAAATGCCATGATTATAGCTGCAGCTTTGATTGAAGGTGCTGCTTTATTTGGAATAGTTACAGCCTTATTAGCTGTATTTAAATAG
- the atpF gene encoding F0F1 ATP synthase subunit B, translating to MVDLMTPSFGLIIWNIIIFLCAIYFLSKYAWTPIIKFIENREQQIINSITNANKIKQQFILLDQQQKKILQEAIYKRDSIIKEAMQIKNNIQKKAINDGILAQRKIINETKRMLKIEKEIAIQEIKNQIGSVSITIAEKILKKELNNKDLSQEKFIDNFLKTL from the coding sequence ATGGTGGATTTAATGACTCCTTCTTTTGGATTAATTATATGGAATATTATAATATTTTTATGTGCAATTTATTTTTTATCAAAGTATGCATGGACTCCTATAATAAAATTTATAGAAAACAGAGAACAACAAATTATAAATTCTATAACAAATGCTAATAAAATTAAACAACAATTTATATTATTGGATCAACAACAAAAAAAAATATTACAAGAAGCAATATATAAAAGAGATTCTATTATCAAAGAAGCAATGCAAATAAAAAATAATATACAAAAAAAAGCAATAAATGATGGAATATTAGCACAAAGAAAAATTATTAATGAAACAAAAAGAATGTTAAAAATAGAAAAAGAAATAGCTATTCAAGAAATTAAAAATCAAATAGGTTCTGTTTCCATTACAATAGCAGAAAAAATACTAAAAAAAGAACTTAATAATAAAGATTTGTCTCAAGAAAAATTTATAGATAATTTTCTAAAAACCTTATAA
- a CDS encoding trans-sulfuration enzyme family protein — MKEETKLIQNILSDPLTGAISTPIYQTSTFVQEEPGVHKGYDYTRTNNPTRKVLENIIKDLEEGYAGLAFASGLAAIDATVKLLSNGDEIIAVDDIYGGTFRLLNLYKKLGINTNFVDTSCLKNIISHISSKTKMIWLETPTNPTLKISDIQKISLNVKKINSNILIVVDNTFATPIIQKPLNLGSDIVIHSATKYLAGHSDVLAGLIIVNNKQLYDTLKYIQNSTGGILSPMDSWLTIRGCQTLYLRIKKQSENAMKIASFLKTKNIIDKIYYPGLISHKNYTIAKKQQRYFGGIVSFSLKNDTLYAAKKIVTSTKLFKLAESLGGTKSLICQPSTMTHKSTPLDIRIKTGIQNSLIRLSIGIENIDDLIHDLNNAFLLL; from the coding sequence ATGAAGGAAGAAACAAAATTAATTCAAAATATTTTATCAGATCCTCTGACAGGTGCTATTTCAACTCCAATATATCAAACTTCTACCTTTGTTCAAGAAGAACCTGGAGTTCATAAAGGATATGATTATACACGAACTAATAATCCAACTAGAAAAGTATTAGAAAATATAATCAAAGATTTAGAAGAAGGATATGCAGGCTTAGCATTTGCTTCTGGATTAGCTGCTATAGATGCCACAGTAAAATTATTAAGTAATGGAGATGAAATTATTGCTGTTGATGATATTTATGGTGGAACTTTTAGGTTATTAAATTTGTATAAAAAATTAGGAATTAACACTAATTTTGTAGATACTTCTTGTTTAAAAAATATAATATCACATATTTCTTCAAAAACTAAAATGATATGGTTAGAAACTCCAACCAACCCTACATTAAAAATCTCAGATATACAAAAAATTAGTTTGAATGTTAAAAAAATTAATTCAAATATTTTAATAGTAGTAGATAATACCTTTGCTACTCCTATAATTCAAAAACCACTTAATTTAGGATCAGATATAGTTATTCATAGTGCAACTAAATATTTAGCTGGACATTCAGATGTCTTAGCAGGATTGATTATCGTTAATAATAAACAATTATATGATACATTAAAATATATTCAAAATTCCACTGGTGGAATATTATCCCCTATGGATTCTTGGTTAACTATTAGAGGTTGTCAGACTTTATATTTGAGAATAAAAAAACAATCTGAAAATGCTATGAAAATTGCTTCTTTTTTAAAGACAAAAAATATTATTGATAAAATTTATTATCCTGGATTAATAAGTCATAAAAATTATACTATAGCTAAAAAACAACAAAGATATTTTGGTGGTATTGTATCTTTTAGTTTAAAAAATGATACATTATATGCTGCAAAAAAAATAGTAACTTCCACTAAGTTATTTAAATTAGCAGAAAGTTTAGGAGGAACAAAAAGTTTAATTTGTCAACCATCCACTATGACACATAAATCAACTCCATTAGATATTAGAATTAAAACTGGGATTCAAAATTCTCTTATTAGATTATCTATTGGCATAGAAAATATAGATGATCTAATCCATGATCTTAATAATGCTTTTTTATTATTATAA
- the atpB gene encoding F0F1 ATP synthase subunit A, with protein sequence MFKLLKVLLFILIIIPINSNGNNNNLDISKIIFEHILDSHDWHIVNNKIILHLPIILLNKNKKLEIFSSKKFYHGKLVKGKYNFYKMFKDKIYITNCTGQLNMNNKGNPINDQPILDLSITKNIISIILSIIILFIIFIKMVFSYKNCYTTWNLGILLEFLILFIRDEIVIPNIGNTKYKKYLPFLLTLFFFILINNLIGLIPGFPNVTGNINITFGLSAIVFFIMNLSSNKNYWKHLLWMPNVPIFIKIILAPIEFIGLFIRPMTLCIRLFANITAGHIVILSFICLIFIFKSLWIASFSIIFGFFIFLLEIMVSFLQAFIFTNISALLIGSVINYSK encoded by the coding sequence TTGTTCAAATTATTAAAAGTTTTATTATTCATTTTAATTATAATACCAATAAATTCTAATGGTAACAATAATAATTTAGATATATCTAAAATTATTTTTGAACACATATTAGATTCTCATGATTGGCATATAGTAAATAATAAAATTATATTACATTTGCCAATTATTTTATTAAATAAAAATAAAAAATTAGAAATATTTTCATCAAAAAAATTTTATCATGGAAAATTAGTTAAAGGAAAATATAATTTTTATAAAATGTTTAAAGACAAAATATACATTACTAATTGTACAGGACAATTAAATATGAATAATAAAGGCAATCCAATAAATGATCAACCAATATTAGATTTATCTATTACTAAAAATATTATATCTATCATATTATCTATTATAATATTATTTATTATTTTTATCAAGATGGTATTCAGTTATAAAAATTGTTATACTACATGGAATTTAGGAATATTGTTAGAATTTTTAATATTATTTATTCGAGATGAAATAGTTATTCCAAATATTGGAAATACAAAATATAAAAAATATTTACCTTTTTTATTAACTTTATTCTTTTTTATATTAATTAATAATTTAATTGGATTAATTCCTGGATTTCCAAATGTTACAGGAAATATTAATATCACATTTGGACTTTCTGCAATAGTTTTTTTTATAATGAATTTATCTTCTAATAAAAATTATTGGAAACATTTATTATGGATGCCTAATGTTCCAATTTTTATTAAAATCATATTAGCACCGATAGAATTTATAGGACTATTTATTCGGCCTATGACTTTATGTATTCGTTTATTTGCTAATATTACTGCAGGACATATTGTTATTTTAAGTTTTATTTGTTTAATTTTTATTTTTAAAAGTTTGTGGATTGCAAGCTTTTCTATTATTTTCGGTTTTTTTATATTTTTATTAGAAATAATGGTTTCTTTTTTACAGGCATTTATATTTACCAATATATCTGCTTTATTAATAGGATCTGTTATTAATTATTCAAAATAA
- a CDS encoding F0F1 ATP synthase subunit delta yields the protein MFISSIISNKIKLKIIKKIFYNHELLIYKFMKLLIIRNREFLIKKILQEYITIYRKHKGLINCLFISSTYINIKIQQYVLQKIFNKTNYNIINKIDPYIIGGFILQIEWTEWDFSVKRQLFNIKERFINI from the coding sequence ATGTTTATTTCTTCAATAATATCAAATAAAATAAAATTAAAAATTATAAAAAAAATTTTTTATAATCATGAATTACTTATTTATAAGTTTATGAAACTTTTAATTATACGAAATAGAGAATTTTTGATTAAAAAAATTCTTCAGGAATATATAACTATATATAGAAAACACAAAGGATTAATTAATTGTTTATTTATATCATCTACCTATATCAATATAAAAATACAACAATACGTACTGCAAAAAATATTTAATAAAACAAATTATAATATTATTAATAAAATAGATCCATATATTATAGGGGGATTCATACTGCAAATAGAATGGACAGAATGGGATTTTAGTGTTAAAAGACAATTATTTAATATTAAAGAAAGATTTATAAATATTTAA
- the cysS gene encoding cysteine--tRNA ligase, which produces MNKSNVNIINYRHKHNLKIYNSWTGKKELFIPMNKKYIGIYVCGPTVYNYIHLGNCRTFILFDFIVRYFKHLNYKIRYVRNITDVGHLEEENDEDKISIRSRIEGLEPMEVVNKYTIFFHKILEIFNLLPPNIEPRATGHIIEQIDIIKQLINKNIAYEKNGSVYFNIQKYNKQFSYLYGNYGSLSHNDITQLINTNYNFLNDKKHFHDFALWKKAQNNHIMNWNSPWGKGFPGWHIECTTMSTKYLGTIFDIHGGGIDLKFPHHECEIAQSIAINNQMLSRYWIHSNILTYKGKKMSKSKGNFFDITNLINNNKFHPTIIRYYILTSHYRSILNFSEQGIKDSEKGYFKLMHTIKIINKILHTINCKKNTLTNTFNFDIIQWIKDCYYAIDDDFNTPLLISHLFKIYKITNSYYIHNMKLSDIHLLKMYMYYFLFDIMGLEMINIQNIDKQYKNMYHIIEFLIQLRIEERIKQNWILSDKIRDLLSLIGIKLQDKKIK; this is translated from the coding sequence ATGAATAAAAGTAATGTTAATATAATCAATTATAGGCATAAACATAATTTAAAAATTTATAATTCTTGGACTGGTAAAAAAGAATTATTTATTCCAATGAATAAAAAATATATTGGTATTTACGTTTGTGGCCCTACAGTTTATAATTATATTCATTTAGGCAATTGTAGAACTTTTATATTATTTGATTTCATTGTAAGATATTTTAAACATTTAAATTATAAAATACGTTATGTAAGAAATATTACAGATGTAGGTCATTTAGAAGAAGAAAATGATGAAGATAAAATATCTATAAGATCTAGAATTGAAGGTCTAGAACCTATGGAAGTAGTTAATAAATATACTATATTTTTTCATAAAATATTAGAAATATTTAATTTATTGCCTCCCAATATAGAACCAAGAGCAACAGGTCATATAATAGAACAAATCGATATAATAAAACAATTAATAAATAAAAATATAGCTTATGAAAAAAATGGATCTGTATATTTTAATATACAAAAATATAATAAACAATTTTCATATTTATATGGTAATTATGGATCATTAAGCCATAATGATATCACTCAATTAATTAATACAAATTATAATTTTTTAAATGATAAAAAACATTTTCATGATTTTGCTCTTTGGAAAAAAGCGCAAAATAATCATATTATGAATTGGAATTCTCCATGGGGAAAAGGATTCCCTGGATGGCATATAGAATGTACAACTATGAGTACAAAATATTTAGGAACAATTTTTGATATCCATGGAGGAGGAATAGATTTAAAATTTCCTCATCATGAATGTGAAATAGCACAATCTATAGCAATAAATAATCAAATGCTATCTCGTTATTGGATTCATTCTAATATTTTAACTTATAAAGGTAAAAAAATGAGTAAATCAAAAGGTAATTTTTTTGATATTACTAATTTAATAAATAACAACAAATTTCATCCTACAATCATACGATATTATATTTTAACATCTCATTATAGAAGTATTTTAAATTTTTCTGAACAAGGAATAAAAGATTCAGAAAAAGGATATTTTAAATTAATGCATACAATTAAAATAATTAATAAAATATTACATACGATTAATTGTAAAAAAAATACACTGACAAATACATTTAATTTTGATATTATACAATGGATAAAAGATTGTTATTATGCTATTGATGATGATTTTAATACACCTTTGTTAATTTCTCATTTATTTAAAATATATAAAATAACCAATTCTTATTATATTCATAACATGAAACTATCAGATATACATTTATTAAAAATGTATATGTATTATTTTTTATTCGATATTATGGGCTTAGAAATGATAAACATACAAAATATTGATAAACAATATAAAAATATGTATCATATTATAGAATTTTTAATACAATTAAGAATAGAAGAAAGAATAAAACAAAATTGGATTTTATCAGATAAAATACGTGATCTCTTATCTTTAATAGGAATTAAATTACAAGATAAAAAAATAAAATAA